In a single window of the Campylobacter concisus genome:
- a CDS encoding M20 family metallo-hydrolase — MINFKRFEANFNAISRFGALKGGGLTRLAFSKEDLEARNFLINLIEENGFKLKIDNVGNIFAIYDDGCEPGEKPVCVGSHIDSVPNGGFYDGTLGVMAGLEALTSIKEAGIKLKRPLWLINFCCEESSRFKTATIGSKIISGKLGLQRLHELKDEDGISLFEAMSKFGLEPQNLNDSLLKEHSLHSYLELHIEQGPVLERSGISVGVVSGIAAPIRFEIIIHGKADHSGATPMNMRNDALLAASHIIIAANKFAKSKKTAVATVGYAHAKPGVLNVVPGEARLGVDLRDIDKTSLEELNLELRNFIKELSSELKFSYEIRELSSDEPVKLSDHAINLLSEEAAKLGIKTLTLPSGAGHDAMNLTKLASSVGMLFIPCVGGISHNIAEAINFDDAFKATQILTNVLIKLSNE; from the coding sequence AGATTTGAGGCGAATTTTAATGCTATAAGCAGATTTGGAGCATTAAAAGGTGGAGGGCTAACAAGGCTTGCATTTAGTAAAGAAGACTTGGAAGCTAGAAATTTTCTTATAAATTTAATAGAAGAAAATGGCTTTAAACTTAAAATTGACAATGTTGGCAACATCTTTGCCATCTATGATGATGGCTGTGAGCCAGGCGAGAAGCCAGTTTGTGTGGGCTCTCACATAGATAGCGTGCCAAATGGTGGCTTTTATGATGGTACGCTTGGCGTTATGGCTGGACTTGAAGCATTAACCTCGATAAAAGAAGCTGGCATTAAGCTAAAGCGTCCGCTTTGGCTCATAAATTTTTGCTGTGAAGAATCAAGTCGTTTCAAGACAGCGACCATTGGCAGCAAGATAATAAGCGGCAAACTTGGTCTACAAAGGCTTCATGAGCTAAAAGACGAAGATGGCATTTCGCTTTTTGAAGCGATGAGTAAATTTGGACTTGAACCACAAAATTTAAATGATTCTCTTTTAAAAGAACACTCACTTCATTCATATTTAGAACTTCACATTGAACAAGGTCCAGTGCTTGAGCGAAGCGGCATAAGCGTTGGCGTAGTAAGTGGGATCGCCGCTCCTATAAGATTTGAAATTATTATTCATGGTAAGGCAGATCACAGCGGTGCGACTCCGATGAATATGCGAAATGACGCCCTGCTCGCTGCTTCACACATAATAATCGCTGCAAATAAATTTGCAAAAAGCAAAAAAACAGCTGTAGCAACCGTTGGTTACGCACATGCAAAACCAGGCGTTTTAAACGTCGTGCCAGGCGAGGCAAGGCTTGGAGTTGATCTAAGAGATATTGATAAGACAAGCTTAGAAGAGCTAAATTTAGAGCTTAGAAATTTTATAAAAGAGCTAAGTAGTGAGCTAAAATTTAGTTATGAGATAAGAGAACTAAGTAGTGACGAGCCAGTAAAACTAAGCGATCATGCTATAAATTTACTAAGCGAAGAGGCTGCTAAACTGGGCATAAAAACGCTTACTTTGCCAAGCGGAGCTGGACACGATGCGATGAATCTAACAAAACTTGCAAGTAGCGTTGGCATGCTTTTTATACCTTGCGTTGGTGGCATCAGTCACAATATAGCAGAAGCTATAAATTTTGATGATGCTTTCAAAGCTACACAAATTTTAACAAATGTACTAATTAAACTATCAAATGAATAA
- a CDS encoding amidohydrolase, giving the protein MDKIANLALSLKDELIKDRRYFHSHPETGWFTFFTTAVLAKRLSDLGYEISLGDKVVKADARLGLGSKEQCEKAIERAKKLLSPEEAKYLPYMKDGLTGLTAFIDTKRPGKFTAFRFDIDSVDVTESDEPTHRPYKEGFGADIAGITHACGHDGHISIGLGVAKLIAENLDDLNGKFKFIFQTAEEGTRGAVAMEAAGVLDGVEYLLGGHIGFQAKTNRGIICGTNKLLATSKFDVHITGRSAHAAGAPQDGANALLAASQMALSMHGITRHAKGVTRINVGVLKAGEGRNVIAPNGYIACETRGEDTNLNDFMYEKCMDIVKGVSEIYGVESKVVKTGGTNGADSDKEVTEIFYEAAKQSPFIDDDKIVKELDFGACEDFAHFMRALQDRGAKSGYMMIGTNLKAGHHNCKFDFDEECLVAGVDVYLRSAYKLNGVKK; this is encoded by the coding sequence ATGGATAAGATAGCAAATTTGGCTCTTTCTTTAAAAGATGAGCTGATCAAGGATCGCAGGTATTTTCACTCGCATCCAGAGACTGGTTGGTTTACATTTTTTACAACCGCTGTGTTAGCAAAGAGGCTTAGTGATCTTGGTTATGAAATAAGCCTTGGTGACAAGGTTGTTAAAGCCGATGCAAGGCTTGGTCTTGGCTCAAAAGAGCAGTGCGAAAAAGCAATAGAAAGAGCCAAAAAGCTCCTAAGTCCTGAAGAGGCAAAATATCTTCCTTATATGAAAGATGGCCTAACTGGCTTAACAGCCTTCATCGACACAAAAAGGCCTGGTAAATTTACAGCATTTAGATTTGACATTGATAGTGTTGATGTGACAGAGAGCGACGAGCCTACTCATAGACCTTATAAAGAGGGTTTTGGTGCAGATATCGCTGGTATCACGCATGCTTGTGGGCATGATGGTCATATATCTATAGGCCTTGGTGTGGCAAAACTTATAGCTGAAAATTTAGATGATCTAAATGGTAAGTTTAAATTTATCTTCCAAACGGCAGAAGAGGGCACAAGAGGTGCTGTGGCTATGGAAGCTGCTGGTGTGCTTGATGGTGTAGAGTACCTACTGGGCGGTCATATCGGCTTTCAAGCAAAAACCAATAGAGGCATCATCTGCGGGACAAATAAGCTACTTGCAACTTCAAAATTTGACGTACATATCACTGGTCGTTCAGCTCATGCAGCAGGAGCACCTCAAGATGGCGCAAATGCCCTTTTGGCTGCATCTCAAATGGCGCTAAGCATGCATGGTATCACAAGACATGCAAAAGGCGTGACTAGGATAAACGTAGGCGTTTTAAAAGCAGGTGAAGGCAGAAATGTCATCGCACCAAATGGCTATATAGCTTGCGAAACAAGAGGTGAAGACACAAATTTAAATGATTTTATGTATGAAAAATGCATGGATATTGTTAAAGGTGTGAGCGAAATTTATGGCGTAGAGAGCAAAGTCGTAAAAACTGGCGGCACAAACGGAGCCGATAGCGACAAAGAAGTAACTGAAATTTTCTATGAAGCTGCAAAGCAAAGTCCTTTTATAGATGATGACAAGATCGTAAAAGAGCTTGATTTTGGTGCTTGTGAAGATTTTGCTCATTTTATGAGAGCTTTGCAAGATAGGGGCGCAAAGAGTGGTTATATGATGATCGGCACAAATTTAAAAGCAGGCCATCACAACTGCAAATTTGACT